Genomic segment of Alphaproteobacteria bacterium:
TGCTTTGGTTGTTGCGTGAGCCCGTGCCTTAGCGAGAGTTGTTCCCCCAAGTCTTGTAGGCGTTCTAAAGGATAGTCTTTAAAGTGCCTAGCAAAATTGCTCTGGCGGTCAAGTCTTTCTTTTTGAGTGAATATTCTATCGACGGCGAACAGGTGCTTATCCACCGCATAGACTGCTCCATAGCCAATTCGCGGATAGCGTAAAACATGGAAGCCTGTTTTAAAAGCGGCCTTTATAATTTCTTCGCGCGTAGCGGGCACAGCGGGAGGGTTAGATGCCTGGGGCGTACCTACATTTATTAACAATGCAATACGGTCAACTATTTTAAGAACTTCCGCCGATAGAGCGGGTTCAGGAAGTCCTGCCACTATTCTTCCGCGTCTTATGCACCAGTTCAAGTACAAGCAATGTACCCGTTTAATAAATGAATTTAGCCGATCTCGATTAATGGGCAGTTTAGAAAATGCTTTTGTAAACTGGGGTCTTGCGACCGTACTGTAAGTGTTCGTATCAAAGGTTGCACATATTGGAATCTTTGCCATGTCATTGCTCTTGTATACTTGTTTTAAAAGGCACTCCCGACGGCTTCATATTAAACTTGCGGATAAAGCTTCGGAAACCACCGCTCTACTATGTCTATGGGGAAACCAAGGCGAACCGCGCCGCGTGGCGTATCCGACACCAGTAATCCGGCGTTTGTAAGCTGGGAAAGCACCGCGCTTGCCTGCCGGGGCTGATAGCCTGTGATTTCGGGGGCTTTTCCTCTGTCGAATTCTCCAAAAACAAATGCTTCTTTCAAAAGGGGCATTGACCCTTTATGCAGCCTTCCTGAGCGTATTTCTTCCTCAAGATAAATCGACATGCGGTTTAGGAATTCTTTGGGCTCCAGCAGGGAAGCCATGTATTCCACTTGATCGATGCAGATGTCGAGGAAAAACTTGCTGAATTTGATTAGGGTTTCCTCACTTAAAGAGCCGCGACCATCACGATCACCCTGCCGGGGGCTGTCTGCGGCCATGAGAAGCTCTTTATAAGTTTCTTTTTTGCGGGCAAGCCCTCGGGAAACAGACCAGAGGCTGCTGCCGATGCCGAGGGATTGCAGGAAGGCATGGGAGAAGAGGCGGGTAACGCGGCCATTCCCATCATAAAACGGGTGTATCCAAAGCAGCCTGTGATGGGAAGCAGCGACTGCACTGATGCTCTTAAGCCTTCCCAGCCTTTGGGGATTATACGCCTCCTCAAACCTTCCCATGAACCGCGCTATTCCCTCCGACAAAACGGGGATATGCCGACCCACTGAGACTTCGCCATCCCTGTATTCGCCGGGAATGACTTTTTTCTTTTCTCCTGTATCCGGATTTTCAATCCAGAGCATTTCTTCAGGAAGACGTGACTGGAATTCCCGATGAACCCATTTGATGAAATCGGCGGAAACGACCTCTTGTCCCCACGCGCGCGCGTCTATAAGGCGCTGGACTTCGATGTGCGCCCGCGCTTCCTTCTGGAGGTTTCTTTTCTTGGGGTCTGCGTCGTACTTGTCGTTCAATGCCCGGTCGATGTCGCGGGGGAGGGTATTGTGTCCTTCAATGAAGTTGCTGTAGTAGCAGTTCATTGAACGGACAAGATCGCCCAGAGAGGTTTGCAGGACTGGATTTATCTGCCCTGAGAGCTTCTCTGACTTGGCTGTGAGGTCGAGCGCCATGTCATTTAGCTCCCCCAGACTGCTTTCTTGGGGGAGCATGGGCTCCATGAGGTTTAAGCTCTCCGGTTCTGGTGTCATTTTGAGCTCTGTTTTTTGCAGCTAATTTTGCGTCTATTTTTGCGTCTAATTATGAGTATATAATTCTTTAGTTATCAAAGCATTAAAATAATATAAGGGTATAAATTGGGTCATTTTTAGGGCTATTTTTGCGTCTATTTTTGCGTCTAATATTGCGTTTTCTCCCGGCGGATGCTAAAAACAGTACTGTTTTTAGCATCCGCCGAAGAAAATATGAAAATTAAGGGCGCGGGCCGTGAGGCTTCCGCGCCTTTTTACGTTGAAGGATGCAACGGATGTTTTCGAGTGTTACCGTCGCCAGCGGGCAATCCGCCGCCGCCATATTGCGGCGGGCGAGATCGCTCAGTATCGCCTGAAACTTCTGGTGCAGTTCCGTTTCACTCAAGTGTTCGAGTTCCGGCATCGTGATGATGTAAGTCATGTTTCGCTCCTGTCTTGCTGACCGCGACCATTGCGGCCTTCATGCGGCAGACAGGACAGCGCGTTTGGATGACCGCACTTGATGTAACGAAGTGGAGAAGTCCTTTAGGGCTTGCGGTTGCAAAGACAAACCGATGTCAGGATGCAGAATGAAAAGGACGAGTAGCGGGTAGAAGGCAGGAAGAGTAAAGAATCCACAAACGGCAGACAGCCCTAACTAGCGGCACCTTTTGATAAAATTGTGATCAGCGCTATTTTCTGTTAGAAACGTCGCATGACTTAGCTGAATGTCGATAGTTCTTTTAATGAGTAAGATTGTAGAAAGTAAGGCAATGGCAATTAAATTTGACTGTCTTAAAAAAGAAGGTGTTGAGGCGGAAGACCCCAACTTTAGCCGTGTTGATCAAATAGCAAAAAAGCTTAGAAGCCATCTTGATAGCGTTGCTGTGCAACAAGAAATTAAAAGGGTGCATCAGGTCAACGCACATAGCGGCGCAATTCAAAATATCATTTTGAAGGAAATGACGGCGCTGGGCTTTGAGAATGAAAAGAAAAAGCTATTTGCCAACGCAAAAGTAAAGAGCCTAAGACCGGATTACTATTGCAGGGTCGGAAGTACGGGGATATTGCTAGAGGTCGAGCGTGGAAAAACAATAATGAACAACATGGATTTGCTTGATTTGTGGAAATGCCACATTTGCGATCATGCAGATTATCTATTCTTGCTTGTGCCGGAATTTCGTCCCAACAAAAAGGGTAAGAAGATGAAAACTTTCGAACCCGTAAAAAACCGGCTTGGAATGTTTTTCGAGCCAAGTAAATATGTTAATGTTAATGCGGTTTATA
This window contains:
- a CDS encoding Fic family protein, with the translated sequence MEPMLPQESSLGELNDMALDLTAKSEKLSGQINPVLQTSLGDLVRSMNCYYSNFIEGHNTLPRDIDRALNDKYDADPKKRNLQKEARAHIEVQRLIDARAWGQEVVSADFIKWVHREFQSRLPEEMLWIENPDTGEKKKVIPGEYRDGEVSVGRHIPVLSEGIARFMGRFEEAYNPQRLGRLKSISAVAASHHRLLWIHPFYDGNGRVTRLFSHAFLQSLGIGSSLWSVSRGLARKKETYKELLMAADSPRQGDRDGRGSLSEETLIKFSKFFLDICIDQVEYMASLLEPKEFLNRMSIYLEEEIRSGRLHKGSMPLLKEAFVFGEFDRGKAPEITGYQPRQASAVLSQLTNAGLLVSDTPRGAVRLGFPIDIVERWFPKLYPQV